From one Malus sylvestris chromosome 1, drMalSylv7.2, whole genome shotgun sequence genomic stretch:
- the LOC126620786 gene encoding CDP-diacylglycerol--glycerol-3-phosphate 3-phosphatidyltransferase 1, chloroplastic gives MSALVLKMTTAASSIYPKKPYQILFNSISSPSPPSNRKILIAALSQTHKYSGCRITPCAPFLPFPQNLSPGFPNCFSASSSSRNRSDASGVSSEDRGESFVGSGSESGPGGGLMADMGSANHKGADWYDSPLYPNQDELLSPLQHQQQKQQQPQSQSSSKFLTLPTILTLGRVASVPVLISTFYVDSWWGTTATTSIFIAAAITDWLDGYIARKMRSGSAFGAFLDPVADKLMVAATLVLLCSRPLDVAMFGQVPWLFVVPSIAIIGREITMSAVREWAASQNAKLLEAVAVNNLGKWKTATQMIALTILLATRDNSLGRPEVLVASGVVLLYVSAGLAVWSLVVYMSKIWKVLLR, from the exons ATGTCAGCCCTGGTGCTCAAAATGACCACAGCAGCCTCCTCTATATACCCCAAAAAGCCCTACCAAATCCTCTTCAATTCCATCTCCTCTCCCTCCCCTCCCTCAAATCGTAAAATCCTCATTGCAGCATTATCGCAAACACATAAATACTCCGGCTGCAGGATAACCCCCTGCGCACCATTCCTCCCTTTTCCCCAAAACCTGTCCCCCGGATTCCCTAATTGCTTCTCCGCCTCCTCTTCCTCTCGCAACCGCAGTGACGCTAGTGGGGTTTCCTCCGAAGATCGCGGAGAGTCATTTGTTGGGTCCGGCTCTGAGTCCGGCCCCGGTGGTGGTCTTATGGCCGATATGGGTTCGGCGAATCATAAAGGCGCCGATTGGTACGACAGCCCATTGTACCCGAACCAAGACGAATTGCTTTCTCCTCTGcaacatcaacaacaaaaacaacagcAGCCGCAATCCCAATCCTCCTCCAAATTCCTCACCTTGCCCACCATTCTAACCCTCGGCCGCGTCGCCTCCGTGCCCGTTCTCATTAGCA CTTTCTATGTCGATAGTTGGTGGGGAACAACTGCCACAACTAGTATTTTCATTGCTGCAGCAATTACTGATTGGCTCGATGGGTATATTGCTCGGAAG ATGAGATCAGGATCTGCTTTTGGCGCATTTTTGGATCCGGTAGCTGATAAG CTCATGGTTGCAGCGACACTGGTTTTATTGTGTTCTAGGCCTTTGGATGTTGCTATGTTTGGGCAAGTTCCATGGCTATTTGTTGTTCCTTCAATTGCCATAATTGGTAGAGAG ATAACCATGTCTGCAGTTAGAGAATGGGCTGCTTCTCAGAACGCTAAACTTTTAGAG GCTGTAGCTGTAAATAACTTGGGAAAGTGGAAAACAGCCACACAAATGATAGCACTAACTATCCTCTTGGCAACCCGAGACAACAG CCTTGGAAGACCAGAGGTTCTAGTAGCTTCTGGTGTTGTTTTGCTTTATGTTTCAGCAGGCCTTGCTGTGTGGTCATTGGTTGTGTACATGAGCAAGATATGGAAGGTACTGCTGAGGTAG
- the LOC126620789 gene encoding protein IN2-1 homolog B-like: MAALKVSLRGTAAPTCSPSPSLKSWPHISDSLSKTSAIARFPNAAVLSPPKLHLQASPGKKTRASVSATMATGGQEVLPPALTSTSDPPPIFDGNTRLYISYQCPYAQRAWIARNCKGLEEKIQLVPIDLQDRPAWYKEKVYPANKVPSLEHNNEVKGESLDLIRYIDSHFEGPSLFPDDQAKKEFAEELLSYTDTFNKSVFSSIKEDEIDAAGAAFDYIETALSKFEDGPFFLGKFSLVDIAYAPFLERFQPLLLDVKKYDITAGRPKLAAWIEEMDKNVAYKQTRRDPKELVESYKRRFLAQK, encoded by the exons ATGGCGGCTCTGAAAGTGAGTTTGAGAGGCACTGCAGCTCCTACTTGTTCACCATCACCATCTCTGAAATCTTGGCCGCACATCTCAGATTCTCTCTCCAAGACATCAGCGATAGCCAGATTTCCAAACGCCGCCGTATTGTCTCCTCCCAAGCTTCATCTTCAAGCTTCCCCTGGAAAGAAAACCAGAGCTTCAGTCTCTGCAACTATGGCGACTGG CGGGCAAGAGGTTCTTCCACCAGCTCTTACTTCTACATCGGACCCACCTCCAATCTTCGATGGAAATACAAG GTTGTATATATCTTACCAGTGCCCGTATGCGCAGCGTGCGTGGATTGCCCGGAATTGTAAG GGATTGGAGGAAAAGATACAGTTGGTTCCTATTGATCTGCAGGACAGGCCTGCTTGGTACAAGGAGAAAGTCTACCCTGCTAACAAG GTGCCTTCACTCGAACACAATAACGAAGTGAAAGGAGAGAGTCTTGATTTGATTAGATACATTGACAGTCACTTTGAAGGGCCTTCACTGTTCCCTGAC GATCAAGCAAAGAAAGAGTTTGCAGAAGAGTTGCTGTCCTACACAGACACCTTCAATAAGTCTGTGTTTTCGTCAATTAAAGAAGATGAAATTGATGCAGCTG GTGCTGCATTTGACTATATCGAAACTGCTCTTTCCAAATTTGAAGATGGACCTTTCTTTCTTGGCAAGTTCAGTCTG GTGGATATAGCTTATGCTCCGTTCCTTGAAAGATTTCAGCCTCTCTTGTTGGACGTGAAGAAGTATGACATCACTGCAGGCAGACCTAAACTGGCAGCATGGATCGAG GAGATGGACAAAAATGTAGCTTACAAACAGACTCGGCGTGATCCCAAAGAGCTTGTCGAAAGTTACAAGAGACGGTTTTTG GCTCAGAAATGA
- the LOC126620768 gene encoding probable protein phosphatase 2C 38 isoform X1 — MVSTTFLKLVSPCWKPSLEGENSNRGDVSGRIDGLLWYKDSGHHVNGDFSMAVIQANNLLEDHSQLESGPLSSLESGPHGTFVGIYDGHGGPETARFLNEHLFNNIKTFRGAEFTSENQGMSADVITKAFLATEEEFLSLVKKQWAIKPLLASVGACCLVGIVCSGLLYIANAGDSRVVLGRLEKTIKQVKAVQLSIEHNASHESVREELHSLHPDDPQIVMLKHKVWRVKGLIQVSRSIGDAYLKRQEFNKEPLLAKFRLSQPFNKPILKAEPTILVQKLYPEDQFLIFASDGLWEQLSNQDAVDIVQSYPRNGIARKLVKAALHEAAKKREMRYSDLKKIDRGVRRHFHDDITVVVLFLDSHLVSHSYGHGPLLSVKAGGGVPATST, encoded by the exons ATGGTATCAACTACTTTTCTGAAGCTTGTGTCACCTTGCTGGAAACCGTCTTTGGAGGGTGAAAACTCTAATAGGGGGGACGTGAGTGGTCGAATTGATGGTTTGTTGTGGTATAAAGACTCAGGGCATCATGTTAATGGAGATTTCTCGATGGCAGTAATTCAAGCAAACAATTTGTTGGAAGACCATAGCCAACTGGAATCGGGGCCATTGAGCTCCCTCGAATCAGGTCCTCATGGAACATTTGTTGGAATTTATGATGGACACGGAGGTCCAGAAACAGCCCGGTTTTTAAATGAACACCTGTTCAACAATATCAAGA CTTTCCGTGGTGCAGAGTTCACGTCAGAGAATCAGGGAATGTCAGCTGATGTTATCACCAAGGCATTTTTGGCGACCGAAGAGGAGTTCCTCTCTCTAGTAAAGAAGCAGTGGGCAATCAAGCCACTACTTGCTTCTGTTGGTGCATGTTGTTTAGTAGGCATAGTATGTAGTGGGCTGCTATACATAGCAAATGCGGGGGATTCTCGTGTTGTGCTAGGAAGACTGGAAAAGACCATTAAACAGGTAAAAGCAGTTCAGTTATCAATCGAGCACAATGCAAGTCATGAATCTGTGAGAGAGGAGTTGCACTCGTTGCATCCTGATGATCCACAGATTGTGATGTTAAAGCACAAGGTGTGGCGCGTGAAGGGTTTGATACAG GTTTCAAGATCCATCGGCGATGCCTACCTGAAGAGGCAAGAGTTTAACAAAGAACCTCTATTGGCAAAGTTCAGATTATCACAACCCTTCAACAAGCCGATCCTTAAAGCTGAGCCAACAATCCTAGTCCAAAAACTCTACCCGGAAGATCAGTTTCTCATATTTGCATCAGACGGCCTATGGGAGCAGTTAAGCAATCAGGACGCAGTTGACATTGTCCAGAGCTATCCGCGTAAT GGTATTGCAAGGAAACTTGTGAAAGCCGCGCTTCATGAAGCAGcaaagaagagagaaatgagatATTCGGACTTAAAAAAGATAGACCGAGGGGTGAGGAGACATTTTCACGACGACATCACAGTGGTAGTTCTGTTCCTAGATTCGCATCTGGTCAGTCATAGCTACGGGCACGGGCCTCTGCTTTCGGTTAAGGCAGGTGGTGGTGTCCCTGCCACCAGCACCTAG
- the LOC126620768 gene encoding probable protein phosphatase 2C 38 isoform X2 has product MVSTTFLKLVSPCWKPSLEGENSNRGDVSGRIDGLLWYKDSGHHVNGDFSMAVIQANNLLEDHSQLESGPLSSLESGPHGTFVGIYDGHGGPETARFLNEHLFNNIKKFTSENQGMSADVITKAFLATEEEFLSLVKKQWAIKPLLASVGACCLVGIVCSGLLYIANAGDSRVVLGRLEKTIKQVKAVQLSIEHNASHESVREELHSLHPDDPQIVMLKHKVWRVKGLIQVSRSIGDAYLKRQEFNKEPLLAKFRLSQPFNKPILKAEPTILVQKLYPEDQFLIFASDGLWEQLSNQDAVDIVQSYPRNGIARKLVKAALHEAAKKREMRYSDLKKIDRGVRRHFHDDITVVVLFLDSHLVSHSYGHGPLLSVKAGGGVPATST; this is encoded by the exons ATGGTATCAACTACTTTTCTGAAGCTTGTGTCACCTTGCTGGAAACCGTCTTTGGAGGGTGAAAACTCTAATAGGGGGGACGTGAGTGGTCGAATTGATGGTTTGTTGTGGTATAAAGACTCAGGGCATCATGTTAATGGAGATTTCTCGATGGCAGTAATTCAAGCAAACAATTTGTTGGAAGACCATAGCCAACTGGAATCGGGGCCATTGAGCTCCCTCGAATCAGGTCCTCATGGAACATTTGTTGGAATTTATGATGGACACGGAGGTCCAGAAACAGCCCGGTTTTTAAATGAACACCTGTTCAACAATATCAAGA AGTTCACGTCAGAGAATCAGGGAATGTCAGCTGATGTTATCACCAAGGCATTTTTGGCGACCGAAGAGGAGTTCCTCTCTCTAGTAAAGAAGCAGTGGGCAATCAAGCCACTACTTGCTTCTGTTGGTGCATGTTGTTTAGTAGGCATAGTATGTAGTGGGCTGCTATACATAGCAAATGCGGGGGATTCTCGTGTTGTGCTAGGAAGACTGGAAAAGACCATTAAACAGGTAAAAGCAGTTCAGTTATCAATCGAGCACAATGCAAGTCATGAATCTGTGAGAGAGGAGTTGCACTCGTTGCATCCTGATGATCCACAGATTGTGATGTTAAAGCACAAGGTGTGGCGCGTGAAGGGTTTGATACAG GTTTCAAGATCCATCGGCGATGCCTACCTGAAGAGGCAAGAGTTTAACAAAGAACCTCTATTGGCAAAGTTCAGATTATCACAACCCTTCAACAAGCCGATCCTTAAAGCTGAGCCAACAATCCTAGTCCAAAAACTCTACCCGGAAGATCAGTTTCTCATATTTGCATCAGACGGCCTATGGGAGCAGTTAAGCAATCAGGACGCAGTTGACATTGTCCAGAGCTATCCGCGTAAT GGTATTGCAAGGAAACTTGTGAAAGCCGCGCTTCATGAAGCAGcaaagaagagagaaatgagatATTCGGACTTAAAAAAGATAGACCGAGGGGTGAGGAGACATTTTCACGACGACATCACAGTGGTAGTTCTGTTCCTAGATTCGCATCTGGTCAGTCATAGCTACGGGCACGGGCCTCTGCTTTCGGTTAAGGCAGGTGGTGGTGTCCCTGCCACCAGCACCTAG
- the LOC126600272 gene encoding protein MAEA homolog isoform X3, which translates to MEIDSLPNGTAASPGQTLGPGPTAATPPPSSKLSHLADSLKLEHQFLRVPFEHYKKTIRANHRVVEKEISSVINGVSEAADRDNMSSDDAVNHLSSLVSRLQGLKRKLEEGSKTEHLQAQRCRARLDHLESADVESLSEWSNTRVNRILVDYMLRMSYYDTAVKLAESRNIQDFVDIDIFQEAKKVIEALQNKEVGPALAWCAENKSRLKKSKSKFEFQLRLQEFIELVRAENNLRAITYAQKYLAPWGTTHMKEFQRVFVTVAYKSTTECATYKVLFEPKQWDYLVDQFKQEFCKLYGMTLEPLLNIYLQAGLSALKTPYCYDDDCTKEDPLSQEGFRKLALPLPYSKQHHSKLVCYITKELMDTENPPQVLPNGYVYSTKAGS; encoded by the exons atGGAAATCGATTCCCTCCCCAACGGTACCGCCGCGTCGCCGGGACAGACCCTAGGACCCGGCCCCACCGCCGCAACCCCTCCTCCGTCCTCGAAACTGAGCCACCTCGCCGACTCCCTGAAGCTGGAGCACCAGTTCCTCAGAGTCCCCTTCGAGCACTACAAGAAGACGATCCGCGCCAACCACCGCGTCGTGGAGAAGGAGATTTCCTCCGTTATTAACGGCGTCTCCGAAGCCGCTGACCGGGACAACATGTCGTCGGACGACGCCGTGAATCATCTCAGCTCCCTCGTTTCCAGGCTGCAGGGGCTTAAACGAAAG TTGGAAGAGGGGAGTAAGACGGAGCACTTGCAGGCGCAGAGGTGCCGGGCTCGGCTTGATCATTTAGAATCGGCAGATGTGGAGAGTCTGTCTGAATGGAGTAACACACGTGTGAACCGGATCCTTGTGGACTACATGTTGCGGATGTCTTATTATGATACGGCAGTGAAGCTGGCGGAAAGCAGAAATATTCAG GATTTTGTTGATATTGATATATTTCAAGAAGCAAAAAAGGTTATTGAAGCCCTTCAGAATAAGGAGGTAGGCCCTGCCCTAGCCTGGTGTGCCGAGAACAAGTCACGATTAAAGAAATCCAAG AGTAAATTCGAGTTTCAGCTGAGACTTCAAGAGTTTATAGAGTTGGTACGAGCTGAAAATAACTTGCGAGCGATCACATATGCTCAAAAGTACCTAGCACCATGGGGAACTACTCATATGAAAGAATTCCAGCGGGTCTTTGTAACAGTAGCTTATAAGAGTACTACAGAATGTGCTACATACAAG GTTTTATTTGAGCCAAAGCAATGGGATTACCTGGTTGACCAATTCAAACAGGAATTCTGCAAGTTATATGGCATGACGCTTGAGCCTTTGCTGAATATTTATCTGCAAGCAGGCCTGTCTGCTCTTAAAACCCC atactgttatgatgatgattgcACCAAGGAGGATCCGCTATCACAGGAGGGTTTCCGGAAACTAGCCCTGCCCTTACCTTATTCTAAGCAGCATCATTCAAAGCTTGTTTGCTACATAACTAAGGAACTAATGGACACAGAGAACCCACCGCAAGTCTTGCCCAACGGCTATGTCTACAGCACTAAG GCAGGCTCTTGA
- the LOC126600272 gene encoding protein MAEA homolog isoform X1: MEIDSLPNGTAASPGQTLGPGPTAATPPPSSKLSHLADSLKLEHQFLRVPFEHYKKTIRANHRVVEKEISSVINGVSEAADRDNMSSDDAVNHLSSLVSRLQGLKRKLEEGSKTEHLQAQRCRARLDHLESADVESLSEWSNTRVNRILVDYMLRMSYYDTAVKLAESRNIQDFVDIDIFQEAKKVIEALQNKEVGPALAWCAENKSRLKKSKSKFEFQLRLQEFIELVRAENNLRAITYAQKYLAPWGTTHMKEFQRVFVTVAYKSTTECATYKVLFEPKQWDYLVDQFKQEFCKLYGMTLEPLLNIYLQAGLSALKTPYCYDDDCTKEDPLSQEGFRKLALPLPYSKQHHSKLVCYITKELMDTENPPQVLPNGYVYSTKALEEMARKNDGKITCPRTGLVCNFTDLVKAYIS, translated from the exons atGGAAATCGATTCCCTCCCCAACGGTACCGCCGCGTCGCCGGGACAGACCCTAGGACCCGGCCCCACCGCCGCAACCCCTCCTCCGTCCTCGAAACTGAGCCACCTCGCCGACTCCCTGAAGCTGGAGCACCAGTTCCTCAGAGTCCCCTTCGAGCACTACAAGAAGACGATCCGCGCCAACCACCGCGTCGTGGAGAAGGAGATTTCCTCCGTTATTAACGGCGTCTCCGAAGCCGCTGACCGGGACAACATGTCGTCGGACGACGCCGTGAATCATCTCAGCTCCCTCGTTTCCAGGCTGCAGGGGCTTAAACGAAAG TTGGAAGAGGGGAGTAAGACGGAGCACTTGCAGGCGCAGAGGTGCCGGGCTCGGCTTGATCATTTAGAATCGGCAGATGTGGAGAGTCTGTCTGAATGGAGTAACACACGTGTGAACCGGATCCTTGTGGACTACATGTTGCGGATGTCTTATTATGATACGGCAGTGAAGCTGGCGGAAAGCAGAAATATTCAG GATTTTGTTGATATTGATATATTTCAAGAAGCAAAAAAGGTTATTGAAGCCCTTCAGAATAAGGAGGTAGGCCCTGCCCTAGCCTGGTGTGCCGAGAACAAGTCACGATTAAAGAAATCCAAG AGTAAATTCGAGTTTCAGCTGAGACTTCAAGAGTTTATAGAGTTGGTACGAGCTGAAAATAACTTGCGAGCGATCACATATGCTCAAAAGTACCTAGCACCATGGGGAACTACTCATATGAAAGAATTCCAGCGGGTCTTTGTAACAGTAGCTTATAAGAGTACTACAGAATGTGCTACATACAAG GTTTTATTTGAGCCAAAGCAATGGGATTACCTGGTTGACCAATTCAAACAGGAATTCTGCAAGTTATATGGCATGACGCTTGAGCCTTTGCTGAATATTTATCTGCAAGCAGGCCTGTCTGCTCTTAAAACCCC atactgttatgatgatgattgcACCAAGGAGGATCCGCTATCACAGGAGGGTTTCCGGAAACTAGCCCTGCCCTTACCTTATTCTAAGCAGCATCATTCAAAGCTTGTTTGCTACATAACTAAGGAACTAATGGACACAGAGAACCCACCGCAAGTCTTGCCCAACGGCTATGTCTACAGCACTAAG GCTCTTGAAGAAATGGCGAGGAAGAATGATGGTAAGATTACTTGTCCAAGGACAGGATTGGTATGCAATTTCACAGATCTGGTGAaggcatatatatcatga